Proteins encoded together in one Mannheimia haemolytica window:
- the osmY gene encoding Osmotically-inducible protein Y precursor: MNKLANKLLKGSLLVLGFISLQGCITTAVVTSAAVATKVATDPRTTGTQVDDEILEEKVAYNINKDEQIKQEARINVVAYNGKVLLIGQAPSMDVVENAKNLAAGAEGVTEIYNEIRQGEKIGFGQITQDSWITTQVKSKLLVNGEVKATEVKVVTENGEVFLMGKVSQNQADAAAEAARNVGGVTKVVKVFSYAQ, encoded by the coding sequence ATGAACAAATTAGCAAATAAACTATTAAAGGGCAGCCTATTAGTATTAGGCTTTATCTCTTTACAAGGTTGTATTACTACAGCAGTGGTGACTTCCGCTGCGGTTGCGACAAAAGTGGCGACAGACCCACGCACTACCGGCACGCAAGTTGATGATGAAATTTTAGAAGAAAAAGTCGCCTACAACATTAATAAAGACGAGCAAATCAAACAAGAAGCCCGCATTAATGTAGTCGCTTACAACGGCAAAGTGTTATTAATTGGGCAAGCACCAAGTATGGACGTAGTGGAAAATGCGAAAAACCTCGCTGCAGGGGCAGAAGGTGTGACTGAAATTTACAACGAAATCCGACAAGGCGAAAAAATCGGCTTTGGGCAGATTACACAAGACAGCTGGATTACCACCCAAGTGAAATCCAAACTTCTGGTAAACGGCGAAGTAAAAGCCACCGAAGTGAAAGTAGTCACCGAAAACGGCGAAGTGTTTTTAATGGGCAAAGTCAGCCAAAACCAAGCTGATGCCGCTGCCGAAGCCGCCCGTAATGTAGGTGGCGTAACCAAAGTGGTAAAAGTGTTTAGTTATGCACAGTAA
- the diaA gene encoding DnaA initiator-associating protein diaA yields MLNKIQDRFTESIQTQISAAELLPAKLSEAANRIVACLLRGDKVIVCGHGRSYGNAELLVSHLLHRYELARPSFAAVQLQLSGVFAGVVAQDNELEAVYKKQLQAVAKEGDLFIVFSPVGNEECILQAIHTAKNQHLDLDIIALTGSNNDHTLGLLDESDIEISAPSTNELRVIESHHFYVNLLCELIDHLLFS; encoded by the coding sequence ATGTTAAATAAAATCCAAGATAGATTTACCGAAAGTATTCAAACCCAAATTTCCGCCGCTGAGCTATTGCCGGCTAAATTAAGCGAAGCGGCAAACCGCATTGTTGCCTGTTTGTTGCGTGGCGATAAAGTCATTGTATGCGGGCACGGTCGCTCTTATGGTAATGCCGAATTATTGGTCAGCCACTTACTTCACCGTTATGAACTGGCAAGACCGAGTTTTGCTGCCGTACAACTGCAATTAAGCGGTGTATTTGCAGGGGTTGTGGCACAAGATAACGAGTTAGAGGCTGTTTATAAAAAACAGTTGCAGGCGGTTGCAAAAGAGGGTGATCTCTTCATTGTTTTTTCGCCTGTGGGTAATGAAGAATGTATATTGCAAGCTATTCATACGGCGAAAAATCAACATTTAGATTTAGATATTATTGCACTAACAGGCAGTAATAACGACCACACACTTGGCTTATTAGACGAAAGTGATATTGAAATTTCAGCCCCTTCGACTAATGAACTCAGGGTGATTGAAAGCCATCACTTTTATGTAAATTTATTATGCGAACTTATCGACCATTTACTGTTCTCGTAA
- the lpoA gene encoding Penicillin-binding protein activator LpoA precursor has product MATILNHTMKKALVPTAIALFISACTSVNPVTESIKNEAYSSSEFYINKADQTKEAEDKISYQLLAVRKLIDENKEYEAQNTFSEILTAEMSEVQKLEYALVSAQLAALQGKNEQATSQLKAIQDPLSSAQRLRYIQTQARIAANQKDVIGIVRARSQLNNFYKMNRERQENNDIIWQTLRDANRGMLEKTVPEAGEMELAGWLALINIYNQNVTTPAQMPQAINNWKAQYPSHSAVAVMPTELQGVNNFQQTQLNSVALLLPLSSDAKILGDIIKRGFNDAKADDPTAVQTFDTDSSDVNSLISQAKQQGANVIVGPLLKSRVDEMLLSPEIQNVNILALNATENVRNIAQVCYYGLSPESEAQSGAEKIYQDGNSVAIVAAPQDDYGNRSAEAFAKRWRQLTNSDADVRYYNQPLDAVAAIQNAGVSKAALYILGNAEQVLEIKQGIDSSTLKDRLAIYTSSRSNSPNNGIDFYTSMEGVKFSEVPLLADQSSSEYKKAENLANSDFSMMRLYAMGADAWSLATKFNEFRHIPGYKISGLTGELKAGQHCNIERSLSWMQYRNGAIQQAY; this is encoded by the coding sequence ATGGCAACTATTTTAAACCATACAATGAAAAAGGCATTGGTGCCAACGGCGATTGCATTATTCATTTCTGCCTGTACATCGGTAAATCCTGTCACCGAATCCATTAAAAATGAAGCCTATTCAAGCTCGGAATTCTATATTAATAAAGCAGATCAAACCAAAGAAGCGGAAGATAAAATTTCGTATCAACTTTTAGCGGTACGCAAATTAATTGATGAAAATAAGGAATATGAAGCACAAAACACTTTTAGTGAAATTCTGACCGCAGAGATGAGCGAGGTGCAAAAGTTAGAGTATGCTTTGGTTTCCGCTCAGCTTGCCGCCTTACAAGGGAAAAACGAGCAAGCAACAAGCCAATTAAAAGCCATTCAAGATCCGCTAAGTTCGGCACAGCGTTTGCGTTATATTCAAACCCAAGCCCGTATTGCTGCCAATCAGAAAGATGTGATTGGCATTGTGCGTGCAAGATCGCAACTTAACAATTTCTATAAAATGAACCGTGAACGCCAAGAAAATAACGATATTATTTGGCAAACCTTGCGTGATGCAAATCGAGGAATGCTGGAAAAAACTGTGCCTGAAGCGGGTGAGATGGAGCTTGCTGGTTGGTTGGCATTAATTAATATCTATAATCAAAATGTGACGACACCGGCACAAATGCCACAAGCAATTAATAATTGGAAAGCCCAATACCCGAGCCATAGTGCGGTTGCCGTAATGCCAACGGAATTACAAGGGGTGAATAATTTCCAACAAACCCAGTTAAACAGTGTCGCATTGCTATTGCCTTTAAGTAGTGATGCAAAAATTTTGGGTGATATTATCAAGCGTGGTTTTAATGATGCTAAGGCTGATGACCCAACCGCAGTGCAAACTTTTGATACCGATTCATCTGATGTTAATTCCTTAATTTCACAGGCAAAACAGCAAGGGGCAAATGTGATTGTCGGGCCATTGCTCAAATCTCGTGTTGATGAAATGCTACTTAGCCCAGAAATCCAAAACGTGAATATTTTGGCACTGAATGCCACTGAAAATGTGCGTAATATTGCTCAGGTGTGTTACTACGGTTTATCTCCTGAATCTGAGGCACAATCAGGGGCGGAAAAAATTTATCAAGACGGTAATAGTGTCGCTATCGTTGCCGCCCCTCAAGATGACTACGGCAACCGCTCGGCAGAAGCCTTTGCCAAACGCTGGCGTCAGCTTACCAATAGCGATGCCGATGTGCGTTATTACAACCAACCGCTTGATGCCGTTGCCGCTATTCAAAATGCAGGCGTGAGCAAAGCAGCTTTATATATTTTGGGGAATGCCGAGCAAGTATTAGAAATTAAACAAGGTATTGATAGCTCAACCTTAAAAGATCGTTTAGCGATCTATACCTCATCTCGCAGTAATTCGCCAAATAACGGCATTGATTTTTACACTTCAATGGAAGGGGTAAAATTTAGTGAAGTGCCACTGTTAGCTGATCAAAGTTCTAGTGAATATAAAAAAGCCGAGAATTTAGCCAATAGCGATTTCTCAATGATGCGTTTATACGCAATGGGGGCTGATGCGTGGTCATTGGCAACCAAATTCAATGAATTCCGCCATATTCCGGGCTACAAAATTTCAGGTTTAACCGGTGAGTTAAAAGCCGGACAACATTGTAATATTGAACGTAGTTTATCTTGGATGCAATATCGCAATGGAGCTATTCAACAAGCTTATTAA
- the rsmI gene encoding Ribosomal RNA small subunit methyltransferase I yields MKNRQNSSEINPNYGILYIVATPIGNLGDITQRALDTLASVDLVAAEDTRHSGLLLSHYGIKKPFFALHDHNEQQKAVVLVEKLAKGENIALISDAGTPLISDPGFHLVRHCRQAGVKVVPIPGACAAVTALCASGIASDRFCFEGFLPAKTKSRCDKLTELENEPRTLIFYESTHRILDTLADMQTVFGEDRYVVMAREITKTWETIYGDQLGNLIGWLKEDSNRIKGEIVLVVEGKPQSSEEAFSGQAIKLLALLCQELPLKKASAIVAETFGYKKNALYQYGLEHFE; encoded by the coding sequence ATGAAAAACAGACAAAATTCATCTGAAATCAACCCAAATTACGGAATTTTATATATTGTTGCCACGCCTATCGGCAATTTAGGCGATATTACCCAACGGGCATTAGACACCCTAGCATCTGTCGATTTAGTCGCCGCCGAAGACACCCGCCACAGCGGTTTATTGCTAAGCCACTACGGCATTAAAAAACCGTTTTTCGCCTTGCACGACCATAATGAACAGCAGAAAGCGGTCGTTTTAGTCGAAAAATTAGCAAAAGGTGAAAATATCGCCCTAATTTCCGATGCCGGCACGCCACTGATTAGCGATCCCGGCTTTCATCTTGTCCGCCATTGCCGCCAAGCAGGGGTAAAAGTTGTGCCGATTCCCGGTGCTTGTGCCGCTGTTACCGCATTATGTGCTTCAGGCATTGCTTCAGACCGTTTTTGTTTTGAAGGGTTCTTACCGGCAAAAACAAAATCCCGCTGCGATAAACTTACCGAGCTTGAAAACGAGCCTCGCACGCTGATTTTTTATGAATCTACCCACCGCATTTTAGACACCCTTGCCGATATGCAGACTGTTTTTGGCGAAGATCGCTATGTGGTGATGGCAAGGGAAATCACGAAAACGTGGGAAACCATTTACGGTGATCAACTAGGTAACTTAATCGGCTGGCTGAAGGAAGACAGTAACCGCATTAAAGGCGAGATTGTGCTGGTGGTTGAAGGCAAACCACAAAGTAGTGAGGAAGCCTTTTCCGGACAAGCAATCAAATTGCTGGCATTACTCTGCCAAGAACTCCCGCTTAAAAAAGCCTCTGCCATTGTGGCAGAAACCTTTGGCTATAAGAAAAATGCGTTGTATCAATATGGATTGGAGCATTTTGAGTAA
- a CDS encoding multidrug resistance protein gives MTNLLLAIIYLSFISLGLPDAILGSAWPSMHQQLAVPLSYAGVVSMIMSIGTITSSLMSDKLTYHLGTGKVMVISVALTALALWGFSISDSFWILCLWAIPYGLGAGAVDAALNNYVAVHYASRHMSWLHCMWGVGASIGPHILGYALLQGRGWEAGYFTISMLQIGLTLMLFCSMPFWKSRKQTIAEINHSAKPMSLKETLKIPGVKYGILAFFGYCGVEQTAGLWASSYFVMVKDVSLEQAAAFGSIFFIGITVGRGVSGFLTLKFSNRQMIKLGSALILVGIAILCLPLGKYVTLASLIIIGLGCAPIFPCLIHSTPAFFGEDKSQSVIGVQMASAYIGVLLLPPIFGFIANAISIQLLPLYLLLMFAIMAYAYRNLVRETSPSP, from the coding sequence ATGACTAACCTCCTGCTCGCTATTATTTACCTCTCTTTTATCAGCCTTGGGTTGCCTGATGCAATTTTAGGCTCGGCGTGGCCGTCAATGCACCAACAGCTTGCTGTTCCGCTTTCCTATGCAGGTGTGGTCTCGATGATTATGTCGATTGGCACTATTACCTCTAGCTTAATGTCGGACAAACTGACCTACCATCTCGGCACAGGCAAAGTAATGGTCATTAGCGTTGCCTTAACCGCGTTAGCATTATGGGGCTTTTCAATCAGTGATTCTTTCTGGATCTTATGTTTATGGGCAATTCCTTACGGCTTAGGGGCTGGAGCGGTTGATGCGGCGTTGAATAACTATGTAGCAGTTCACTACGCCAGCCGCCATATGAGCTGGCTGCATTGTATGTGGGGCGTTGGAGCTTCTATCGGGCCGCACATTTTAGGCTACGCCTTATTGCAAGGGCGAGGCTGGGAGGCAGGCTATTTCACCATTTCAATGTTACAAATCGGGCTAACGCTAATGCTGTTTTGCTCAATGCCTTTTTGGAAATCACGTAAGCAGACTATCGCTGAAATCAACCATTCGGCAAAACCGATGAGCTTAAAAGAAACGCTAAAAATTCCGGGCGTGAAATATGGCATTTTAGCGTTTTTTGGCTATTGTGGCGTAGAACAAACCGCCGGACTGTGGGCGAGTAGTTATTTTGTGATGGTCAAAGATGTTAGTTTAGAGCAAGCGGCTGCGTTCGGCAGTATTTTCTTTATCGGCATTACTGTTGGCAGAGGCGTAAGTGGCTTCTTGACGCTTAAATTTAGCAACAGACAAATGATTAAACTCGGTTCAGCCTTGATCTTAGTCGGCATTGCCATACTATGCTTACCGCTAGGCAAATATGTTACGCTGGCAAGTTTAATTATCATCGGGCTGGGCTGTGCCCCGATTTTCCCGTGCTTAATTCATTCTACCCCTGCGTTTTTCGGCGAGGACAAATCACAATCGGTGATCGGCGTGCAAATGGCAAGTGCCTATATTGGCGTGCTGTTATTGCCACCGATTTTCGGCTTTATCGCTAATGCCATCAGCATTCAATTATTACCGCTTTACTTGCTGTTGATGTTTGCGATTATGGCGTATGCTTATCGGAATTTAGTGCGAGAAACTTCCCCCTCTCCCTGA
- the putP gene encoding Propionate transporter: MFGLDPTTIMFVVYILGMIAIGFIAYRVTNNLSDYILGGRRLGSFVTALSAGASDMSGWLLMGLPGAVYAGGLIEGWIAIGLTIGAYLNWKLVAGRLRSHTEHSGDALTLPEYFHNRFGDKTRLIKILSAVIFLLFFAIYCASGVVAGARVFENLFGLPYHQAIWYGAVATILYTFIGGFLAVSWTDTIQASLMVFALILTPFFVMYNLGGFDEMQALIDRAGEMAQKDYNDIFTGTSVLGIISLMAWGLGYFGQPHIVVRFMAAESVKSLENARRISMTWMVICLLGAIGIGYFGMAYFFGHPEQVGNISKNPEQIFIELAKLLFNPWVAGILLSAILAAVMSTLSAQLLICSSAITEDLYKGILRPQASDKELVWLSRLMVLAVAALAIYIAQDPDSKVFGLVRNAWAGFGSAFGPVVLLSLFWKRMNGFGAIAGMLTGALIVHFWGDITLKLALPEIYSMIPGFIAATLMIIVVSLITPMPSKAVLDTFDRANKAYLAEVK; the protein is encoded by the coding sequence ATGTTTGGTCTTGATCCAACAACAATTATGTTTGTTGTCTATATTCTAGGAATGATTGCCATCGGCTTTATTGCCTATCGTGTTACCAATAACCTTTCAGACTATATTTTAGGCGGTCGCCGTTTAGGTAGCTTTGTGACCGCACTTTCTGCCGGTGCATCAGATATGTCCGGCTGGTTGCTGATGGGATTACCCGGAGCCGTTTATGCAGGCGGTTTGATAGAAGGCTGGATTGCTATCGGTTTAACTATCGGTGCTTATCTAAACTGGAAATTAGTCGCAGGCAGATTACGCTCTCACACGGAACACAGTGGCGATGCCTTAACCTTACCCGAATACTTCCACAATCGTTTTGGCGATAAAACCCGTTTAATTAAGATTTTATCAGCGGTCATTTTTTTACTCTTTTTTGCAATTTATTGTGCATCGGGCGTCGTGGCCGGTGCGAGAGTATTTGAAAACTTATTTGGCTTACCTTACCACCAAGCAATTTGGTATGGGGCTGTTGCTACCATTCTTTACACCTTTATTGGTGGTTTCTTAGCAGTAAGTTGGACGGATACTATTCAAGCTTCATTAATGGTTTTTGCCCTGATTCTTACCCCGTTTTTTGTGATGTATAACTTAGGTGGTTTTGATGAAATGCAAGCCTTAATTGATCGTGCAGGCGAGATGGCACAAAAAGACTACAACGACATTTTCACCGGCACCAGCGTATTAGGCATTATCAGCTTAATGGCGTGGGGGCTGGGTTATTTCGGACAACCGCATATTGTGGTGCGTTTTATGGCGGCAGAAAGTGTGAAGTCTCTTGAAAATGCACGCCGTATCAGTATGACTTGGATGGTGATTTGCTTATTAGGTGCAATCGGTATTGGTTATTTTGGTATGGCATATTTCTTTGGACACCCGGAGCAAGTTGGTAATATCAGCAAAAACCCGGAACAAATTTTCATTGAATTAGCTAAATTGTTATTTAACCCTTGGGTAGCCGGCATTTTATTATCTGCCATTCTTGCTGCGGTAATGAGTACCCTTTCCGCTCAATTACTGATTTGTTCAAGTGCGATTACCGAAGATTTATACAAAGGCATTTTACGCCCTCAAGCCTCTGATAAAGAACTGGTTTGGTTAAGCCGCTTGATGGTGCTTGCGGTGGCAGCATTAGCTATTTATATCGCCCAAGACCCGGACAGCAAAGTATTTGGCTTAGTGCGTAATGCGTGGGCAGGTTTCGGCTCGGCATTCGGGCCTGTGGTCTTGCTTTCACTATTTTGGAAACGTATGAACGGTTTTGGGGCGATTGCCGGAATGCTGACCGGTGCGTTAATCGTGCATTTCTGGGGCGATATTACACTTAAGCTCGCCTTACCGGAAATTTACTCGATGATCCCGGGCTTTATTGCTGCTACCCTAATGATCATTGTGGTATCACTTATCACGCCAATGCCAAGCAAAGCCGTGTTAGACACCTTTGACCGTGCCAACAAAGCCTATTTGGCAGAAGTGAAATAA
- the yiaJ gene encoding YiaKLMNOPQRS operon repressor, with the protein MNAKKEKESSGNQSLIRGLTLLELLAKFPNGCPLAHLAELSGLNKSTVHRLLQGLQQEGYVRPAPTAGSYRLTTKCLAIGQRALSSINILHIAAPHLEALNLSLGETVNFAMRENDHAILINKLEATTGMMRTRAYIGQQMQLYCSGMGKLFLAYGSADYIPQYWQTKSDIIQKLTVNTITTIDGMQTELETIRRQGFAMDNEENELGVSCIACPIFDHQQKVHYAISVSLSTARLNQLGRENLLPAIQETAEKISAELGGR; encoded by the coding sequence ATGAATGCAAAGAAAGAAAAGGAATCGAGTGGAAATCAAAGTTTAATTCGTGGCTTAACACTATTGGAATTGTTAGCGAAATTCCCAAACGGCTGTCCGCTTGCCCATTTAGCCGAGCTTTCGGGGCTGAACAAAAGCACGGTTCATCGCTTGCTACAAGGCCTACAACAAGAGGGCTATGTCCGCCCCGCACCGACCGCGGGCAGTTATCGCTTAACCACTAAATGTTTGGCAATCGGGCAGCGAGCCTTAAGTTCGATTAACATTTTGCATATCGCTGCCCCACATTTAGAAGCCCTAAATTTAAGCTTAGGCGAGACGGTAAATTTTGCGATGCGGGAAAACGATCACGCCATTTTAATCAATAAATTGGAAGCAACCACCGGAATGATGCGTACCCGAGCCTATATCGGGCAACAAATGCAACTCTATTGCTCGGGAATGGGAAAACTGTTTCTTGCTTATGGTTCGGCAGATTACATTCCACAATATTGGCAGACTAAATCGGACATCATTCAAAAACTGACGGTCAATACCATCACCACGATTGACGGAATGCAAACCGAGCTGGAAACCATTCGCCGTCAAGGTTTTGCAATGGATAACGAAGAAAATGAATTAGGGGTTTCTTGTATTGCTTGCCCGATTTTTGATCACCAACAAAAAGTCCATTATGCGATTTCTGTTTCGCTTTCAACTGCTCGTTTAAATCAGCTGGGGCGGGAAAATCTACTACCGGCTATTCAAGAAACAGCAGAAAAAATTTCAGCTGAGCTGGGCGGACGGTAA